The sequence AATATAAATAAAAGCATTCGATCTATACTCTCCCAATTCAATTCTTCTTTTCACAACGATATAATCTATGAGCCCGACAATAACAGTTAAAAAAGAAAGCCCCGCAAAAACAACAGCCACCCAATAAAGATATAGACTCTTCTCTTCAGGGATGCCAAATGTGGGACCAAGATAGTGGATAAAGAGATCGAATCTATCAAGGAGAACGCTAAACGCCATCAATCCAAGTGATGTCCTAATCCAGGAAAGAAGCGTTCTGACAGCAGCCATACTTTCTTTGGCATCTTCTTCTTTTATATTATTTTTTCTTCCAAGAAACAAGTTATTAACCTCTTTTTAATGAACTATGCCCTTATAAGAACAAATAAAACCAAAACCAATAAAACAGCTACAACGAAAGACATATATCCTATATGGTATTCTGGAGAACATTGAAAATATCCTGCTCTTATCTTTCTTACATTTTGGACATAGTCTATTGCACCAGCAAGTATTGTGCAAACTGACATCAAGAGAAGTAAGATAACAATTATATGTATTGAACCTACCGTCCCCCTTATGTATGAAGAAATACCTGGTTGAGTTTGAAGCCAAACATCTACTTTATCAAGAGCAATACCAAAACCCAACATATTAAAAGCTGTCCTGACCCATGCCAAAAATGTCCTGACAGCAGCCATCGCAAATCTTGGATCCACATAAGTCATCCTATCTTCTTCAAGACGAAGAATTTTTCTAAGAAGATTCATCAACTTTACTTCACCCCATACTATATAAATTTAATTAATTATAAAACAAAAATTATTTTATATGAAATAAAGTTTATCAAATAATAAATATTAACAAAATTTAACTTTTGCATATATAATATGCACTAATATACTGCAGAAAAGGGTGTGTATAACGATGGAAAGAAAAATAAAAAAGGTACTTATTGCAAATCGAGGAGTTAGTGCAGTAAGGGTGATGCACACATGCAGAGATAAAAAGATCCCAACTACAGCTGTATATAGTACTCCTGATAGATTGGGATTACACGTGCTCTCATCTGATTCTGCAGTACATATCGGAGAAGCTCCACCAATAAAATCCTATCTAAATATGGATGCAATAATTGAGGCAGCTTTAAAAACTGGATGCAATGCTGTGCACCCAGGATGGGGATTTCTCTCAGAAAATCACATATTTGCTCAAAGAGTTATAGATGCAGGACTTATATGGATCGGGCCAAAGCCAAAAGTTATAAAATCTATGGGAGATAAGATAGAGGCAAAAAAATGGGCAAAACGTGCAAATGTTCCTGTAATACCCGGCATAGACAATGCCAAAAGTTATGAAGAAATTATAAATTGGATGAAGGAAGAAGATGTATCTTTCCCAATTTTAGTTAAAGCCTCAGCTGGCGGCGGAGGCAAGGGCATGCTAAAGGTTGAAAAGACAGAGGACATCCAAAGCGCATTTACCCAGGTAAAATCTGAAGCACTTAAGTCCTTTGGTGATGATAAAGTTCTTGTAGAAAAATACATAGAAAGAGGAAGGCATATAGAAGTCCAAATTATAGCCGATGAATATGGCTCTATATGTCATCTTTTCGAAAGAGAATGCACAATTCAAAGGAGAAATCAAAAAATCATTGAAGAAACACCATCTCCAAGCCTTGACGACACTCTCAGACAAGAAATATGTTTTACAGCAGTAAGGTTTATGAGAGAGATTGGTTATACATCTGCTGGAACAGTAGAATTTTTATACGACTCAAACACAAAAAAATTCTATTTTCTCGAAGTAAATACAAGGCTTCAGGTGGAACATGGTATTACAGAACTCTCAACTGGACTTGATATTGTGAGCTTAATGATAGACATAGCGGAAGGTAAAAAATTACCTTTCAACCAATCAGACATACATCAAAATAGGTGGTCAATAGAGTGTAGGTTAAACGCTGAAGACCCTAAAAACTTCTCTCCATCTTTCGGAAGAATCACAAGACTTCAGGTTCCACATGGACCAGGTATAAGAATTTCTCCTGGCGCATATGAGGGTGCATCCATACCTCCCTTTTATGATTCAATGTTTATGCTCTTAATTAGTGCTGGAGCAGATAGAACAGATGCAATAAGAACAATGGACAGGGCCTTATCTAGAGGATTAAGAGTTGAAGGAGTTAAGACAATTGCTCCACTTCTTCTTAGTATACTAAGGCACCCAAAATTTATTTCGGGAGAGTTTTCAACTAGATTCATCGAAGAACATATGGACGAATTGGTATCATCTTTCAAAGAAAGAGACCCGGAAGATGAAGTCTTAAAGATTGCCCGTTACGTTGCAGAAATAAGCGCACTTGGCCAACAAAAGTGGATGTGAGGTGAGGTTATGTCTGAATATATTTTTGTCAAACCTGGAATGAGTCCTTCAGAAGTAGTAAAGAGCGTCAGAAATCTAAATGGGGTTTGTTTTACTTCCACAGGCATGAGAGATGCAGGTCAATCAGATTTTAAGAATAGACACAGAATCTATGATCTTAAAACACTTGCGCCACTTTATAACAAAATGGGTCTTTTCAGTTCAGAATGTCATGGGGGCGCAAGATGGCATGTGGGGGTAATGAACAGAAAAGAATCGCCCTTTGAAGAAATAGAGATATACAGAGAATTAATGCCTAATGTATTACTTCAAACCCTAGTAAGAGAAACCAATCTTTGGGGATACAGACCGTATCCAAAAAACGTAATCGAATATGTTGTTTCTAAAGTTGATATTGACGTTTGGAGATGCTTTTCCTTTTTAAATGACATAAGAAACATGAAAACAGTTGCAGAGGTAGTAATGAGTAGAGGAAAGCTTTTCGAACCTGCAATCTCGTTTACCGAGGTAGAATGGGCTACAAACGAATATTATCTAAAAACAGTCGATGAAATTGTTTCTCTTTGTTCTGGAATAAATGAAATAATACTATGCATAAAGGATATGGCAGGAGTTGGTAGCCCAAAAAGAATATATAGCTTAATAGATTCTATAAAACAAAAATATCCAGACCTGGTAATTCACTACCACAGACATACTACAGATGGACTTGCTCTTCCGGCATACCTTGCAGCAGCCCAAGCAGGTGCAAAAATAATAGACGTAGAGGAAGACTCATTAGTTAGGTTTTACGGACAACCTCCAATTATGAGCACCTATGCATACCTTACAGAATCTGGAATAAACGTTCACCTAAACACCAAGGCAGCTTTTGAGGCAATTCAAACAGTAAGAGAATGGATAAAGCATTACGAATGGGCTGAGTCCCCCTTTAAAGGGTTTGACTATTTTGTAACTAAACACAAAATGCCTGGTGGAGCTTTTCCTAGTTCTTTTGAACAAGCTCAAAAAGGCGGTTTTTTAAACCTAATGCCACATATATTAAAATTAATGTCTCTTTACAATAGAATAGTTAAATATTTTGATGTAACTCCTGGATCGCAAATAACCTGGGTTACGTGTAGCGGAATAATTAATAGATATTCAAAAGAGAGAGGTGAAGCTGGAGTAACTCATATCATAAGACTTTTAGAAAAATTCGTTGAAGAAAAGAATTGTAAATTTGAAGAAATGAACGATGAAGAAAAAAATGAATTGTTAGAACTTTTTAAAAATGCGCCAGGCGATTTTAAGAATTTGCTTCTCGGACTTTATGGAAAACTTCCTGTAGGATGGCCTGATGATTGGGTTTATCAAAGCACTTTTTCAGATGAATGGGAAGAAAAAATAAAATCAAGAGTTGACGTGTCGCCATTAGAACATATTGAAGAAGAGGATCTAGAAAGAACAAGAGAAGAGTTGAAAGAAAAAATTTCAAGATTACCTTCAGAAGAAGAGTTTATTCTTTATCTAATGCACCCAAAGGATGCTATAGAAATGATTAATTTTAGAGAAAAATATGGAGATGCTCCAATAGTACTTCCAACAAACGTTTTTATCAACGGATTGAAGAATCCAGGAGATAAAGTAGAATTTACTTTCTCTGAAAAGCCTTATACCCTTGAATTAGTTTCTATAGGGAAAGAACATGAAGGCATTATTCACGTAGTTATGGAGGTAAACAACAAAACTAGAGTATATAAAGTCGAAACGCCAAGAGCAAAGAAAAAGGAAATTAGATTTGCAAAAGGTTCTAATGAGCTTGGTTCTCCCATCAATGGTAATATCTGGAGACTTGGTAATCCAAAAAGAGACCCTATAAAAGTAGGAGACATATACCACAAAGGTGAAGAAATAGCAAATCTCGAAGCTATGAAAATGGAAACCCCCCTTCTTGCGCCATTTGACTGCATGATAAAAGAAATATGTGTAAATCTTAACGAAAGTGTGGTAGAAAACCAGCTTCTATTTGTACTAAAACAAATTTAAAAATTTAATAATAAAGAAAGAAGAGCCGCGCCTGTTATTACAGTACTCACGGCTCTTTCTTAAACGGCTATCCTAAAATTGCTTTGAGATCTTCATCAGGAGTTTTGATTGGAGCAATATTAAAGTTTTTCACCAACACATCAAGGACGTTTGGTGTTATAAAAGCAGGCAAAGATGGCCCTAGTTTTATATTTTTTATCCCAAGGTACAATAGACTCAGTAAAATTGCCACTGCTTTTTGCTCATACCATGAGAGTATCAAAGAAAGCGGCAAATCGTTAACCCCTACATTAAACGCTTTTGCCAAAGCATCAGCAAGTACTACTGCTGAATATGCATCATTACATTGCCCAACATCTATAAGTCTGGGAAGCCCATCAATTTCACCCAACTTTTTATCAAAAAATCTAAATTTCCCACAGGCAAGAGTCAATACAATGCAGTCTTCAGGTACTTTTTCTACAAATTCAGAATAATAAGATCTTCCTGGTTTTGCACCATCACATCCTCCTACAAGGAAAAAGTGTCTTATTTTTTTGTTCTTCACAAGATCTACGACCTTTGAGGCTGCCAAAAGAAGCGTTTTCCTACCAAAACCAACCATTACAGAACCATTATCGAGATCCTCTTCAAATCCTTCCATTTCAAGAGCTTTCTGAATAACTAAAGAATAGTCATAATTTGTGATGTGTTTAACGCCTGGCCAGGCTACCACACCTGTTGTAAAAATATTGTTAAAATAACTTTTTTGTGGCCTTTGAATACAGTTTGTAGTCATAACTATTGGGCCGGGGAAGTGAGGAAATTCTTTTATTTGATTTTGCCATGCAGTTCCAAAGTGCCCATAAAAATGAGGATATTTTTCTTTTAACAACGGATAACCATGAGTAGGAAGCATCTCGCCATGGGTATAAACATAAATGCCTTTGTCCTGACTTTGTTTCAAAATTTCTTCTAAATCTTTCAAATCGTGTCCTGAAACCAATATTGCCTTTCCTTTCTTGTGACCGAGAGGAACTGTTGTTGGGACAGGATCGCCATAAGTTTTTGTATTTGCTCTATCAAGAAGTTCCATAGCAAGAAGATTGTATTTCCCTACTTCGAGAGTTCTAGTCACCCAATCCTCTAAAGATATATCATTTCTCGTAAGATCAAAAAGGGTTCTAAACATATATTCATAGAGATCCTTGCTAGATTCTCCCAAAATCGCTGCGTGATCGGCATAAGCTGCTATGCCCTTTAAACCAAAAAGTATAGTATGTTTCAAGGCTCTCTTATCTGGATCTGTTTCTGGATCATTTTTTAATCCAAACTTTTTTCCTTGAGCTTCTAATTCTGGAATGTTGTTTGCAAACTTAAAGTTAGCAATATCAGGAAATTCAATTTCATGATTTTCGGTTACAGCCTTTTTTAAATCATCTCTTTTCTTCTGCGCTAATTTGATCCACTCTTTCAATCTTTCTGGATCAAAATCTACATTTGTTAGTGTTGAAAATAATGCCTGACAAACAAAGTGTCCTAGCTTCTCATCTACATCTATTCCTACTTCTTTTGCACTTTGAATTACAGATGAAAGGCTTTCCAAAGAAAATATCAATAGATCTTGCAAGCTGCTCGTAGTTTCATCTTTACCACAAACTCCCTGAATTTCACATCCTACCCCCTTTGCTGCTTGTTCACATTGATAACAAAACATTATAAGTCACTCTCCTTCATTTATTTTTTTATCTTTTATCAAGAAATTAGGATAAAACTTTAAAGATAACAAATCATTGATTTAGATCAATATAGTAAAATTATATAGAAAACAATTATTTAAGGAGAACGTATAATTAATGGATAAAATTCTTAGATCCAACGTTTTTTTTAAAAACTTAAGCAACGAAGACATAGCAAAAATTTTAAATATCTCTCATAAAATAGAACTAGATAATAACCAAATACTTTTTACTGAGGGAAGTCTGGCGTTAAACCTATTTATAGTTTTAAGTGGCAAAATGAAGGTTTTTAAAATTTCTCCATCCGGAAAAGAACAAATACTTCACATAATGACTTCTGGAGATTTGATTGCTGAAGCACCAATGTTTGCAGGACTTGATTATCCTGCAAACGCCCAATGTATTGAGAAGTGCACTCTTTTAGCAATTGACAGAGAGGGCTTCAAAAATCTTATAATAAACAATCCAAATCTCACAATGAACATATTATCAGCTGTATCCTTTAGACTTAGAAATTTTACCTCTCTTATTGAAGCTTTGTCCTTAAAAGAAGTTTCTGGTAGATTAGCATCTTATCTTTTGTACCAAAAAGAAGCTCAAAAAAGCTCAAAGATAGAATTGCCACTTACCAGAGCTGAACTCTCAAAATATTTTGGCACGATGCCCGAAACACTTTCAAGGATATTTACAAAATTTCAAAATCTAAATATTATCTCCACAAATAACAAGATTGTCACAATATTAGACGAAGAAGGTTTAAAAAAACAGGCATGGGGAATATAACTATTAGGTGCTCTATTTAAAGTTAATAATGCCTATAGAATTTAAAAATATTATAATAAGCAATATTGGCGTTATAGTTTTTAGAACAAAGAGATATATCTCAGTAGCAAATTTAAGTTTTAGAAAATTATTTGAAAATTCATCCAAAACTGCTTTACGGTTCATAATATATCCAACAAATATTGCAATAAAAAATCCACCTATGGGTAATAAAATATTTGAAGAAATATAGTCATACCAATCAAAAAATCCCTTCCCAAAAAACTTTATAGAACCCAAAAGAGAATTGGCGTCAACTGAAAGAGCAGCAGTTGAACCTATTATTACGATTATTGTTGAGTTTACAATACTTGCAGCTTTTCTTGATATACCAAACTCTTCAGTATAGTATGCCACTAACACCTCTACAAGAGAGAGCATTGCAGTGGTAGCTGCAATTGAAGAGAGGAAGAAAAAAGCAATAAGCAAATAATTCCCCATGGGTATTTTTGAAAAAACAAGTGGAATTGTCATAAACAAGAGCCCAGGACCAGCTCCTGGCTGCATTCCAAAAGCAAAAACCGTAGGAAAGATAGCAAGTCCTGCCAAAATAGACACAAGAGTATCAGAAAAGGCAACTGAAAATGCTGTTCTAAAAAGATTGTTATCTTTTGTAAAATAGCTGCTATAAGTAACCATTGTGCCCATACCAAGAGAGAGTTTAAAGAACGAAAGCCCAAGTGCTGTCAAAATTGCAACGGCAGTTAGTTTTGAAAAATCAACGTTGAAAAGAAACTTAACCCCATCAAAAGCTCCCGGAAGAGTAAGTGCTCTAATATCACAAATTATGATCAACAAAAACAAAACTGGCATAAGCGTTTTGGTAACTCTTTCAATCCCTTTCTGAACGCCCATAATAAGAATCGATCCAACAGCTACCATAACAATTGACTGCCAGAGAATTGGCGTAAGAGGTCCTATTATAGTTTGAGTAAATTGAACCTTTGCGCTCTCCAAGGTAATACCAACAAAATCCCCTCTTATAGATTTAAATAGGTAACAATAAACCCATCCAGCTACACAGCTATAAAAAAACATAATTAAATATGCAGCTATCACTCCCATAGTACCTACATGCTTCCACATTGTACCCGGAGCCAATTTCTTAAAAGCCCCAATTACGTTAGAACGGGTGTTTCTCCCAATGAAAAATTCGGCAAGCATTACAGGTATGCCGACAAATATAACGCAAAGAATATAAACTAATAAAAATGCTCCGCCTCCAAAAATGCCAGTCAAATAGGGAAATTTCCAAATGTTGCCTAATCCTACAGCAGATCCAAGTGCAGCAAAGAAAACAGCAATCCCAGAAGAAAACGTTTCTCTTTTTTTTGAACCTGAAGACAAAACCTTTGCTCCTTCCTGTTTTAAAAAGTTGTTTTAATTAGTTGTTAATCCTATCAAAATTTGGATTAAAGAGAATTAACAACAAGCCTAATATTATAGATGATATTAAACAGTAAACGCAAGCAGCTTTTACTATAAATATTTCAAGAATTGTCAGATAAATAGCAACAATAACAGCCAAAAAGGTAATCCAAAAAACTATTTTATTTAAATCAAAGTAAAATATTTTGTCTCTTTTTAAGATAAAAGAATTTATCCAGAAACCAAATAAACTAATAAATAACAATATCTCCAGTAATGCTAACGGAATTATGCCAAAAATATGAGAGAATGAACTTCTTTGCACCGTATTACAACCTGAAAATAATATACACACTCCAGAAGAATTGGTTGTTTCCAGATGAAATAAATAAATAGAAATTAAGAGACCTATTAATATAAATACTAATGTTAAGAATTTTTTGATATATTTGAGAAAAATTGCATATTTCGTTAAATTCTTAAATTTAAACGTCAAAATTGAATATGAAGAGACTATTACCAAAAAGAAAAATGTAAAAATTGCAAAAGGCTTTCCTTCAGAATTTTCATTTTCAATTATATTAATATCTACATATTTAGAAAACTCAGAGTGAAGTACTCTTTCAGGAAAAGGTATGCCGCCATGATTAATACCATCCTGAATTAAATCTGGCAAATCTTTTTTTATTTCATCGGTTCCTATTAATACCCTGTTACCTATAATCATAAAGGGAACTCCAACATCGCTTTTCTTAATACCATATTCAGCTGCTAAATTATAAAAAGGTTTCACCTGACTCTCTTTGTAAAGCATTATATAAGTAATCAACAATCTATCTTTAAATTTTTCCTGAATTGGAGGAAGTACATTTTCTATTACGTCATGACAGTGAGGGCATGTTGGACTCCAAAAAAGAACTACATTGACTTTGTTTGAGGCATAAGCATACCCTGTTTTAAAACATAAAGAAAATAATACAATTAGAAATAATATCCTCGATTTAATAAAGCTTCCTCCAACAAAGAATTAAGTAAATATAACACATTTTTATAAAAAAGTATAAAAACGGCAGGAGAAAAATACTTCTCCTGCCAAAAATAACTATTAATCGCTTGTAGATTTTACAGCGTCAGATCCCGAAAGTATCTTTAACCAAACTCTTATTGAATCGAAAAGTACCCATATTCCCATAGCAAGGAGTAATATTGACAAAAATGCGTTAATTACTCCTGCTACATTCCCCTTCTGTGCCATCGGCAAGAATATATTGGCAAAATTCATCCATGCTGCAGTAAATGTGATCGTTACCATAAAGGCACCAGGGATCATTGTGACCAAAGAATAAGATATCTTTCTTGTTCTTCTTAAAATTTCAGTAGTAGCAATCAAGAGCGCAAGACAGGCCAAAAGCTGGTTTGATGCACCAAACATAGGCCATATGGTGGAAACATTGCCAGAGTAAAGAAGGTAGCCCCAGAAAAACGAAACCAAAAAACCAGTTAACACAATACCGAAATTCCAGTGTATATCTTTGAATTTTGGAACAAATATACCCAAAAATTCTTGTAAAAGATATCTTCCAACCCTTGTACCCGCATCTACTGCAGATAATATAAACATTGCCTCAAACATAATTATAAAGTGATACCAATAACCCATCATACCAGTAAGAAACGGAACATTATCGAAAATATAAGCTATACCTGCTGCAAGAGAAACAGCACCACCCGGTCTACCTACAAGATTTTCTCCTACCAATTGAGAAATATAAGCAACTTGCTGGGTATGCATACCAAGTTTCTGAAAAACAGCAGGTGCAGTATTTATAGCAAAATAGTCTCCTACAGGCAACACACAAGCAGCAATTAAAGCAAGGGCAGCAACAAAGCTTTCCATTATCATTGCGCCATACCCAATAAATCTTGCATCAGTTTCACAACTCAGCATTTTCGGTGTAGTACCAGTTCCAACCATACAGTGAAAACCAGATATAGCGCCACAAGCTATTGTTATAAATAAATATGGGAATAGTGGACCCGGAATGATTGGACCTCCTCCACTTATAAATTTAGTGAATGGCGGCATTTGTAGCATTGGATGAGCTATTAATACTCCCAGAGCAATCGCCACTGCTACACCTATCTTCATATAACTGGACAAATAGTCTCTTGGCAAAAGAAGCATCCAAACTGGAAGTACAGATGCAAAAAAAGCGTAAGTTGGAAGCAAAATTTTCATTGTTTGTTCGCTATAAGTAAAGTATTTCGCAAACTCTGTACCAGGCACAATACTCCCAAGCCATGTTGCAACAAACAATAATATAACTCCAATTAAAGAGGCTTCACCTATTTTTCCAGGTCTAAAATGAAACATCCAAAACCCCATCAGAAATGCAATTGGAATTGTTAGACCTACAGTAACTGTCCCCCAGGGAGAACCCTTGAGAGCATTTACTACCGCAATGCTTAAACCAGCAAGAGTGAGAACCATTATAAGAAATATTGCAAGTGACATTACTCTACCAGTAGGAGTAGAGATTTCTTTTCTAGCAATTTCTGCAATAGACAAACCGCCCTGTCTTACAGATAAGACTAAAACAACAAAATCATGTGTAGCACCAGCTATCACAGCACCTAAAACGATCCAAAGAAGTCCAGGCATAAAGCCCCACTGCGCAGCAAGAACCGGTCCAATCAATGGCCCTGCTCCTGCAATAGCCGCAAATTGATGCCCAAATAAAACATATTTATTTGTGGGCACATAATCTCTTCCGTCATTAATTTTACAGGCAGGCGTCTCTCTACCCGCATCTAAGCACATTACTTTGGCAGCGAGCCAGGCACTGTAATATCTATATCCAACCGCCCATAAACAGAATCCAAAAACCAGAAGTAAAATTGCGCTTGGAACACTCATAAGAAAAGAAAGAGCAAATAAAGCAAGTG comes from Thermodesulfobium acidiphilum and encodes:
- a CDS encoding biotin/lipoyl-containing protein produces the protein MSEYIFVKPGMSPSEVVKSVRNLNGVCFTSTGMRDAGQSDFKNRHRIYDLKTLAPLYNKMGLFSSECHGGARWHVGVMNRKESPFEEIEIYRELMPNVLLQTLVRETNLWGYRPYPKNVIEYVVSKVDIDVWRCFSFLNDIRNMKTVAEVVMSRGKLFEPAISFTEVEWATNEYYLKTVDEIVSLCSGINEIILCIKDMAGVGSPKRIYSLIDSIKQKYPDLVIHYHRHTTDGLALPAYLAAAQAGAKIIDVEEDSLVRFYGQPPIMSTYAYLTESGINVHLNTKAAFEAIQTVREWIKHYEWAESPFKGFDYFVTKHKMPGGAFPSSFEQAQKGGFLNLMPHILKLMSLYNRIVKYFDVTPGSQITWVTCSGIINRYSKERGEAGVTHIIRLLEKFVEEKNCKFEEMNDEEKNELLELFKNAPGDFKNLLLGLYGKLPVGWPDDWVYQSTFSDEWEEKIKSRVDVSPLEHIEEEDLERTREELKEKISRLPSEEEFILYLMHPKDAIEMINFREKYGDAPIVLPTNVFINGLKNPGDKVEFTFSEKPYTLELVSIGKEHEGIIHVVMEVNNKTRVYKVETPRAKKKEIRFAKGSNELGSPINGNIWRLGNPKRDPIKVGDIYHKGEEIANLEAMKMETPLLAPFDCMIKEICVNLNESVVENQLLFVLKQI
- a CDS encoding YidH family protein; the encoded protein is MFLGRKNNIKEEDAKESMAAVRTLLSWIRTSLGLMAFSVLLDRFDLFIHYLGPTFGIPEEKSLYLYWVAVVFAGLSFLTVIVGLIDYIVVKRRIELGEYRSNAFIYIFYTLIVIFVLSILGYSVFIHR
- a CDS encoding sodium-dependent transporter, coding for MSSGSKKRETFSSGIAVFFAALGSAVGLGNIWKFPYLTGIFGGGAFLLVYILCVIFVGIPVMLAEFFIGRNTRSNVIGAFKKLAPGTMWKHVGTMGVIAAYLIMFFYSCVAGWVYCYLFKSIRGDFVGITLESAKVQFTQTIIGPLTPILWQSIVMVAVGSILIMGVQKGIERVTKTLMPVLFLLIIICDIRALTLPGAFDGVKFLFNVDFSKLTAVAILTALGLSFFKLSLGMGTMVTYSSYFTKDNNLFRTAFSVAFSDTLVSILAGLAIFPTVFAFGMQPGAGPGLLFMTIPLVFSKIPMGNYLLIAFFFLSSIAATTAMLSLVEVLVAYYTEEFGISRKAASIVNSTIIVIIGSTAALSVDANSLLGSIKFFGKGFFDWYDYISSNILLPIGGFFIAIFVGYIMNRKAVLDEFSNNFLKLKFATEIYLFVLKTITPILLIIIFLNSIGIINFK
- the hcp gene encoding hydroxylamine reductase, yielding MFCYQCEQAAKGVGCEIQGVCGKDETTSSLQDLLIFSLESLSSVIQSAKEVGIDVDEKLGHFVCQALFSTLTNVDFDPERLKEWIKLAQKKRDDLKKAVTENHEIEFPDIANFKFANNIPELEAQGKKFGLKNDPETDPDKRALKHTILFGLKGIAAYADHAAILGESSKDLYEYMFRTLFDLTRNDISLEDWVTRTLEVGKYNLLAMELLDRANTKTYGDPVPTTVPLGHKKGKAILVSGHDLKDLEEILKQSQDKGIYVYTHGEMLPTHGYPLLKEKYPHFYGHFGTAWQNQIKEFPHFPGPIVMTTNCIQRPQKSYFNNIFTTGVVAWPGVKHITNYDYSLVIQKALEMEGFEEDLDNGSVMVGFGRKTLLLAASKVVDLVKNKKIRHFFLVGGCDGAKPGRSYYSEFVEKVPEDCIVLTLACGKFRFFDKKLGEIDGLPRLIDVGQCNDAYSAVVLADALAKAFNVGVNDLPLSLILSWYEQKAVAILLSLLYLGIKNIKLGPSLPAFITPNVLDVLVKNFNIAPIKTPDEDLKAILG
- a CDS encoding YidH family protein, with translation MNLLRKILRLEEDRMTYVDPRFAMAAVRTFLAWVRTAFNMLGFGIALDKVDVWLQTQPGISSYIRGTVGSIHIIVILLLLMSVCTILAGAIDYVQNVRKIRAGYFQCSPEYHIGYMSFVVAVLLVLVLFVLIRA
- a CDS encoding carbon starvation CstA family protein encodes the protein MKMSVVLPVVLLCALALFALSFLMSVPSAILLLVFGFCLWAVGYRYYSAWLAAKVMCLDAGRETPACKINDGRDYVPTNKYVLFGHQFAAIAGAGPLIGPVLAAQWGFMPGLLWIVLGAVIAGATHDFVVLVLSVRQGGLSIAEIARKEISTPTGRVMSLAIFLIMVLTLAGLSIAVVNALKGSPWGTVTVGLTIPIAFLMGFWMFHFRPGKIGEASLIGVILLFVATWLGSIVPGTEFAKYFTYSEQTMKILLPTYAFFASVLPVWMLLLPRDYLSSYMKIGVAVAIALGVLIAHPMLQMPPFTKFISGGGPIIPGPLFPYLFITIACGAISGFHCMVGTGTTPKMLSCETDARFIGYGAMIMESFVAALALIAACVLPVGDYFAINTAPAVFQKLGMHTQQVAYISQLVGENLVGRPGGAVSLAAGIAYIFDNVPFLTGMMGYWYHFIIMFEAMFILSAVDAGTRVGRYLLQEFLGIFVPKFKDIHWNFGIVLTGFLVSFFWGYLLYSGNVSTIWPMFGASNQLLACLALLIATTEILRRTRKISYSLVTMIPGAFMVTITFTAAWMNFANIFLPMAQKGNVAGVINAFLSILLLAMGIWVLFDSIRVWLKILSGSDAVKSTSD
- a CDS encoding Crp/Fnr family transcriptional regulator yields the protein MDKILRSNVFFKNLSNEDIAKILNISHKIELDNNQILFTEGSLALNLFIVLSGKMKVFKISPSGKEQILHIMTSGDLIAEAPMFAGLDYPANAQCIEKCTLLAIDREGFKNLIINNPNLTMNILSAVSFRLRNFTSLIEALSLKEVSGRLASYLLYQKEAQKSSKIELPLTRAELSKYFGTMPETLSRIFTKFQNLNIISTNNKIVTILDEEGLKKQAWGI
- a CDS encoding acetyl-CoA carboxylase biotin carboxylase subunit produces the protein MERKIKKVLIANRGVSAVRVMHTCRDKKIPTTAVYSTPDRLGLHVLSSDSAVHIGEAPPIKSYLNMDAIIEAALKTGCNAVHPGWGFLSENHIFAQRVIDAGLIWIGPKPKVIKSMGDKIEAKKWAKRANVPVIPGIDNAKSYEEIINWMKEEDVSFPILVKASAGGGGKGMLKVEKTEDIQSAFTQVKSEALKSFGDDKVLVEKYIERGRHIEVQIIADEYGSICHLFERECTIQRRNQKIIEETPSPSLDDTLRQEICFTAVRFMREIGYTSAGTVEFLYDSNTKKFYFLEVNTRLQVEHGITELSTGLDIVSLMIDIAEGKKLPFNQSDIHQNRWSIECRLNAEDPKNFSPSFGRITRLQVPHGPGIRISPGAYEGASIPPFYDSMFMLLISAGADRTDAIRTMDRALSRGLRVEGVKTIAPLLLSILRHPKFISGEFSTRFIEEHMDELVSSFKERDPEDEVLKIARYVAEISALGQQKWM
- a CDS encoding vitamin K epoxide reductase family protein, with product MKPFYNLAAEYGIKKSDVGVPFMIIGNRVLIGTDEIKKDLPDLIQDGINHGGIPFPERVLHSEFSKYVDINIIENENSEGKPFAIFTFFFLVIVSSYSILTFKFKNLTKYAIFLKYIKKFLTLVFILIGLLISIYLFHLETTNSSGVCILFSGCNTVQRSSFSHIFGIIPLALLEILLFISLFGFWINSFILKRDKIFYFDLNKIVFWITFLAVIVAIYLTILEIFIVKAACVYCLISSIILGLLLILFNPNFDRINN